ATCATAATGATCCTTTAAACCATCTTCAACATGGTTAAGAAATTCAAAGATATCCAGCCTGTCGAGACAGCTGTCTAGAAGAGTGTACATACATTCAAAGGCCGCTTTCCGGATGTCTAGACCATCGTCAACTGTATGCTTAAATGGGCCCATTTCAACCTGAAATGATAGATTATACAGGGTAATACAGTTCTCAAAGCAGTCGGCAACACATCAAAATGTgtacattaatttaaatgttaacTAACCTCTCTTATAAGTTCTTTTCGTACTTTTGTTTCATTATACAAATGAGGAAGCACCGAATCAAGCAAATCTCTGATTAAGGATGGCTTGTTGTGAGCTGCAGAGTTGAATGTTACAAGGGCCACTCTTCGTACATTTAAATCTGGATCCTCCAGCGTCTTCAGAAAATCACctattaaaaagaaatgtttaagCTAGCAATAATGTTTGTATTATTCATAACTAGTTTTATTTATACAACATTAGAGACGTAATGTCACCAGAAGATGTAGATTACCACTTCTCACAACCACTGCTTTATCATTGTAAACCACCGGCCAACTACATAAATGACAAATTCATTTGAATAACTGGGTTGTTCTAGACTTATAAAAGTTTACTGAATATTGTGTCAACTTTAAAAAGGACAGGACTTTTTGGGTGGAACATTGAATTTCCTTATTTGTCTTATTTCCTAATCAATTAGCAGACGTGTTAAAAGCAAGTTTCAAAATAGATCAGTTACATTATAAAAATCACTCATCATGCAAGGAAAAGCTTGTAGTGTGGTGTGCAATACAAGTTAGAGGACACAACTCACATCTGCTTATGGTCCAGGCACTTACCAATGCAGTTCTTAAGAAGTGGATCAATAGGCTGTGGATGATCAGAAATTGTAAACTTGACAGCTGTTACTACAGAGCTTCGGGCATAAGATGACCCTACAGAACAAAATAAAAGTACAAACGTTGTAATAATACAAATGATTTTATTCAAAGAGACATGGGGGGAAAATGtaaacacacatacaacactaTCCATTACTAAAAATAATCAAAATCCTCAAAGCCAGTTGGAAATCAGACTGCCTGTAATACCCCTACTGGCATACCAAGTCTGTTTGTGGATTTATAAacgtacttaaaggaacactagctatataaatacaaaaggAAGGAAACAACCTAAGCAATCGACTACTCACCTGCCTGGGCCCAACGGCACACGAGGCTTACCTAACTTGAATCACCCACGTAGGCAGAAGATTACCCGCGCAGAGCGGAGATTACCACCACAATCCTTCATCCCCCTCCTGAAGGGGACAGACTGACTGCAATAGTTTTTCTAGTCTGTGGTTTACTGATGACGGCACTCCTGCAGGCTTTGGGCACGAGGGGAATCCGGTTCCAGTGTATAACCCTCTCTGAAGGTGCAGAAGCTTTATCACCCAAGGGAGTCAGCTGACCAAACATGGGGGACTGATACAAGAGTGATGCCTTCACAAGATGGTGTTGGACGACAACCTACCTATATTGAGCACCCTGCATTGTTTATTGTTTTCTGTAACTCCGGGGCTAATTGGCGAGACCAATTACCCCTCCACAAAGAGGCACTATTATATCCCCATGTCAGCATGTGTAATGCAGAAAATTCCTAAACACTTCACTGCTGACATGTAGCTCAGCCAATGTGGTGTCTCGTTTAACATTAAAAGTGCTGTAATCAGACATTCACCAATATCTATAATAATCCTGTGAAATGTCGAGCATACTTTAGTGGAATGTCATATGTCTATCAGGTTTGCTTGCACTACCAAACAACGAACAtagatttaaaaattttttaaaagttaACTTTGCATGTCTTTacagaaaatacacaattaacATACCTGCAGCCAAGTATCCTTTAAGACGTGGTAAGAGGGTTTCAGGATCTATTAAGGTAAGCTTCCCAAGGCATTCGGCAACCACATTCCTGGTCCCTTCCTCGGCACATTCAGAATGTTTCAAAAGTAAACACCAGATATTTTCAACATACGGCTTTAGGCCTGCTACGGATGCAGAGCTTATTATTTCCTTGAGAGAATGAAGTAGAAGATATTGTCTCTTCGGCTGACTAGTTATCTCTTGTAAAACAAATGGCAAATATTCAGGAAGGTTGCCTACACTAATGCTACCTAATGCGTAAGATGCTGCCGATTTCACTTCTTCACTAGGAGATGAAAAGGCTTCCAGTATTACAGACTTTAACTCTACTTGTCCACTCAAATCAATATGATGTCCAACTTCACCTAGAGAAAGTAGAGCCAATAGCCGAATCGAATCTGTGGACCTAGAGTTCTTTACATCCTGAATGAATTGGCCAACAACAGCTGGCCCTTCTTTAGGACATGCCCGGGTAAGTGCAGCAACACATTTGGCAATGGAATAGTAGGATTGCTTGTGGGTAAGAGCAGTACTTTGTGCATAAACGGGACCTGTCAACATGCGCAATAAGTACATATAACCTAAACATGAAGTCCCAGTCAGCACTAAAGCTTGGAAAAATTCTAACATTGCACTAAGTGCACCTCCTTGAAGTAATGGTGACCTCACCAGCCCAATAAGCTCATCTAGGATTGATCCGCTAATCTTGGACAGAGATGATGGGTAAACTTTAGCCAGTGTTGTGAGGAAGCTTATGGCCATTTGGGACACATGCATATCACTTTCACTAATAAGAGGTGGAAGCTCATCAAGCACTGCATCGATCATTTCTGCAGTCAGGCTGTCGCTATAATTTTTAATCAGGATATCTAAAGCAGAAAGAGTTCCAAGTTTTAAAGCTCTCTGGTTCTTTCTGAGAAAAGAGGCAAGAATAGGCACACCTTCTCCCAAGATTGGTCTTAAATCTATTTTCAATGGAGACCCAGCTATCAATGTCAGAGCTTTTACTGTGGTCAATCGTGTAATCTCATTCTTCAGCCTCTCAAGGAAAATTTGCAGAGTATTTGCCAGATCACTTCCCAAGTTATCACCAAGGCTACAAATGATCTGACCCATGCAAGAAATTGCACGCTCTTTAACTTCTTGGTCAATATCTGCCGCTTTCAATCTCTTAATTGTACACGTGAACAGGTCTTTTATATATGGGGCAGCATCAAAGGAAGAAGGTTGTTCCAGGGGCCGAATTACTTTAACAAGTTGCTGTGTAACAAGCAGGGCTTCTGATGTGATTTTGTAGAATGGGTCACCAACACAGATAACCACTGGTGAAACCAGTGCTTGCACATGTGGATGGAAGACTTTAGGTGAATGGTTGCAAAGAATCACATAAAGACATGATAAAGCGTCTATCTTCAGGTTAGAAGAACTTGACTTGTCATTTAATGAAAAGATGATACCTACAAATACAagggaagaagaaaacaaaaatctgaGTAAACAGAGCAAACTAACAGAGCAAAACAGCAGAGTAAATCTATTTCAATGGATTGTTGCCATATGCATGTGCCATAACACACTAGGTCGGGAAGTTATGTGTGCATGCAATATTTTACAACTAGTTTGATGTGTGTAGAAGAGTGGATAACGTAGCATGAATCCTAAGGTTGTTAATTAGCATGAGAGAGTGGCTAGAATAAATACTCCACGCACCATAACAGCATTTGGCTCCATTTGGCTAGTTTAATGGCTGAGTgcatcagctgattgctctcagccaatgagtgaaGCCCTGAATCgccaggcttagctcagacaAAGTTTTCAGCTCTATCAGAATTAGTGAATTCATAAAGCAAATTGAATCAGAAGTGAATCAGAAGTGATACTCTAGCTTTGGAGTGCCATAGTTAAAATTACGTCTAAGTAGAGTTGATCAAtgaccgatttaaaaaaaaaaataataataattaatttaaactTACCAGGCACAAGTACTGGAATGTGCTGTGTCAAAGCTCCAGGCAACACATTGACTAACTCAGTCAGCATGTTAAAACAACACTGGCGAGTCTTCACACTCTTTTCCT
This Pelobates fuscus isolate aPelFus1 chromosome 3, aPelFus1.pri, whole genome shotgun sequence DNA region includes the following protein-coding sequences:
- the CAND1 gene encoding cullin-associated NEDD8-dissociated protein 1; its protein translation is MASASYHISNLLEKMTSSDKDFRFMATNDLMTELQKDSIKLDDDSERKVVKMILKLLEDKNGEVQNLAVKCLGPLVSKVKEYQVETIVDTLCTNMLSDKEQLRDISSIGLKTVIGELPPASSGSALAANVCKKITGRLTSAIAKQEDVSVQLEALDIMADMLSRQGGLLVNFHPSILSCLLPQLTSPRLAVRKRTIIALGHLVMSCGNIVFIELIEHLLAELSKNDSMSTTRTYIQCIAAISRQAGHRIGEYLEKIIPLVVKFCNIDDDELREYCIQAFESFVRRCPKEVYPHVSTIINICLKYLTYDPNYNYDDEDEDENAMDADGVDDDDQGSDDEYSDDDDMSWKVRRAAAKCLDAVVSTRHEMLPEFYKTVSPALIARFKEREENVKADVFHAYLSLLKQTRPVQSWLCDPDAMEQGETPLTMLQSQVPNIVKALHKQMKEKSVKTRQCCFNMLTELVNVLPGALTQHIPVLVPGIIFSLNDKSSSSNLKIDALSCLYVILCNHSPKVFHPHVQALVSPVVICVGDPFYKITSEALLVTQQLVKVIRPLEQPSSFDAAPYIKDLFTCTIKRLKAADIDQEVKERAISCMGQIICSLGDNLGSDLANTLQIFLERLKNEITRLTTVKALTLIAGSPLKIDLRPILGEGVPILASFLRKNQRALKLGTLSALDILIKNYSDSLTAEMIDAVLDELPPLISESDMHVSQMAISFLTTLAKVYPSSLSKISGSILDELIGLVRSPLLQGGALSAMLEFFQALVLTGTSCLGYMYLLRMLTGPVYAQSTALTHKQSYYSIAKCVAALTRACPKEGPAVVGQFIQDVKNSRSTDSIRLLALLSLGEVGHHIDLSGQVELKSVILEAFSSPSEEVKSAASYALGSISVGNLPEYLPFVLQEITSQPKRQYLLLHSLKEIISSASVAGLKPYVENIWCLLLKHSECAEEGTRNVVAECLGKLTLIDPETLLPRLKGYLAAGSSYARSSVVTAVKFTISDHPQPIDPLLKNCIGDFLKTLEDPDLNVRRVALVTFNSAAHNKPSLIRDLLDSVLPHLYNETKVRKELIREVEMGPFKHTVDDGLDIRKAAFECMYTLLDSCLDRLDIFEFLNHVEDGLKDHYDIKMLTFLMLVRLSTLCPSAVLQRLDRLVEPLRATCTTKVKANSVKQEFEKQDELKRSAMRAVAALLTIPEAEKSPLMSEFQSQISSNPELAAIFESIQKDTSSANMESMDTT